The Xanthomonas sontii genomic sequence TGGCCTGGGGCGTGGAGCCGCGCGTGCCGTTCCTGGACGTGGAGTTCCTGGACGTGGCCATGCGCATGGACGCCCAGTACAAGATGGCCGGCACCCGCGCCGACGGCAGCAAGCGCATCGAGAAGGCGGTGCTGCGCGAAGCCTTCGAGGGCTATCTGCCCGAGTCGATCCTGTGGCGGCAGAAGGAGCAGTTCAGCGACGGCGTCGGCTACGGCTGGATCGATGGGCTGAAGGCGCATGCCGAGGCCCAGGTCAGCGACCGCGAACTGGCCGCGGCCGACAAGCGCTTCCCGGTGAACCCGCCGCAGACCAAGGAAGCCTATTACTACCGCAGCCTGTTCGAGCGCGTGTTCCCGACCCCGGCCGCGGCCGAGACCGTGCCCGGCGGCAAGTCGATCGCCTGCTCCTCGCCGGCGGCGATCGCCTGGGATGCCAGCTTCGCGACGATGGCCGATCCCTCCGGCCGCGCGGTGGCCGGGGTGCACGCGCAGGCGCTGGGGTGACCTGCGCCAGCCTGCTGGCGATCGCCGGGGTGCTGACGCTGGGGGCGATCAGCCCCGGCGCCAGCTTCCTGCTGGTGGCGCGGCTGGCCGCGGGGCGCTCGCGCGCGGCCGGGCTCGCCGCGGCACTGGGCATGGGCGTGGGCTGCGCGCTGTTCGCGTTGGCGGCCTTGTTCGGCCTGCAGGCGTTGCTGGAGCGGGTGCCGGCGCTGCATCGCGCGGTGTCGGTCGCCGGTGGCGCCTATCTGCTGTGGCTGGCCTGGCGGACGTGGCGGACGCCGGCGTCGCTGGCCGCCACCGCGCCGGAACAGCAGGTGCCGGCGGTGCGCTCGGCCTTCGTCATGGGCCTGTTGACCCAGCTCGGCAACCCGCAGACCGCGCTGGTGTTCGCCGGCCTGTTCGCCGCGCTGCTGCCGGCGCAGCGCGTGCCCGCCGAGTACGTGGCGCTGCCATCGCTGGCCTTCGCCATCGATGCGGCCTGGTTCGCGCTGGTGGCCGGGTTGCTGTCCGCACCGGCGCCGCGGCGCTGGTGGTTGCGCGCGCGGCGGCCGCTGGACCGGCTCAGTGCGGTGCTGATGAGTGGCCTGGGCCTGCGCCTGCTGTGGCGGGCGGTGTAGCCGCAAGCGCAGGCGGGTCGCGCTGCTCCGGTAGCGTGCGTGTTCGACGCCGGCGATGCGTGCCGCGGGATGCGGCTCCTTTCCGCGCGCCTCCCGCTACGCCGGATCCGCCGTCGGCGCCGCGCTGTCGAGGGCGCCGTGCATGGCCG encodes the following:
- a CDS encoding LysE family translocator gives rise to the protein MTCASLLAIAGVLTLGAISPGASFLLVARLAAGRSRAAGLAAALGMGVGCALFALAALFGLQALLERVPALHRAVSVAGGAYLLWLAWRTWRTPASLAATAPEQQVPAVRSAFVMGLLTQLGNPQTALVFAGLFAALLPAQRVPAEYVALPSLAFAIDAAWFALVAGLLSAPAPRRWWLRARRPLDRLSAVLMSGLGLRLLWRAV